GGCAGAAGATGAAATTGATTATTTGGTGGAAAATTTCACCCAATTAGGGCGCAATCCGCACGATATTGAACTTTATATGTTCGCGCAAGCCAACTCTGAGCACTGCCGTCATAAAATCTTTAATGCGGATTGGATTATCGACGGCAAAAAACAGGATAAATCCCTGTTTAAAATGATAAAAAATACCTTTGAGAAAACTCCTGATTTCGTGCTTTCAGCCTATAAAGATAATGCTGCGGTAATGGAAGGCTCAAAAGTTGGCCGTTTCTTTGCGGATCAAGATGGGCAATATCGCTATCACAATGAAGATGCCCATATCTTAATGAAAGTGGAAACCCATAACCACCCAACCGCAATTTCGCCATTCCCTGGCGCAGCAACCGGTTCGGGCGGTGAAATTCGTGATGAAGGTGCAACAGGTCGTGGTGCAAAACCTAAAGCAGGTTTAACCGGTTTCTCGGTATCAAACTTAGTCATTCCAAACTTTGAGCAACCTTGGGAAAACCCACTTTCCAAACCAAACCGTATTGCTTCAGCCTTAGATATTATGATTGAAGGCCCATTAGGTGGTGCAGCATTTAACAATGAGTTTGGTCGTCCTGCATTATTAGGTTATTTCCGTACCTATGAAGAGAAAGTTAATAGCTTCAATGGTGAAGAAGTGCGTGGTTATCATAAACCGATTATGTTAGCCGGTGGTATTGGTAATATTCGTGGCGAACACGTTCAAAAAGGCGAAATTCCAGTTGGCGCGAAATTGATCGTATTAGGTGGCCCTGCCATGAACATCGGCTTAGGCGGTGGTGCGGCTTCATCTATGGATAGCGGTAAATCAAAAGAAGATTTAGATTTTGCTTCTGTTCAACGTGAAAACCCAGAAATGGAACGTCGTTGCCAAGAAGTGATTGACCGCTGCTGGCAATTAGGCGCAGAAAACCCAATTCTCTTTATTCACGATGTGGGCGCAGGTGGTTTGTCTAACGCCATGCCTGAATTAGTACATGATGGCGAACGTGGTGGTAAATTTGATTTACGCTCCATCCTTTGCGATGAAAAAGGCATGTCGCCATTAGAAATTTGGTGTAACGAATCACAAGAACGTTATGTCTTAGCGGTTGCGCCAGAAAAACTCGAATTATTTACCGCACTTTGTGAACGTGAGCGCGCGCCATTTGCGGTCATCGGTGAGGCAACGGAAGAGAAACATTTAACCTTGCACGATAGCCATTTCGACAATAATCCAATTGATTTGCCAATGAATGTGTTATTAGGCAAAACCCCGAAAATGACGCGTGAGGTTTCGTCAAAAACTGTCGAAAATCGACCGCTTGCAACGGAAAATATTCAATTAAAAGAAGCTTTCCATCGTGTATTACGCTTACCGGTGGTGGCTGAAAAAACGTTCTTAATCTCCATTGGTGACCGTTCGGTAACCGGTATGGTGGCACGCGATCAAATGGTCGGTCCGTGGCAAATTCCGGTGTCTGATGTGGCTGTGACAACCGCTTCATTAGACAGCTATCACGGTGAAGCCATGGCAATGGGCGAACGCGCACCTGTAGCATTATTAGACTTTGGTGCTTCTGCACGTTTAGCGGTAGCTGAATCCATTACCAATATTGCAGGCACCAACATTGGCGATATTAAACGTATTAAACTTTCTGCAAACTGGATGTCTGCAGCCGGTCATGGTGGTGAAGATGCTGGCTTATATGAAGCCGTAAAAGCAGTCGGTGAAGAGCTTTGCCCTGCGTTAGGCATCACCATTCCAGTGGGGAAAGACTCGATGTCGATGAAAACCACTTGGGAAGAAAATGGCGAGAAAAAATCAGTAACAGCTCCGCTTTCTTTAGTGATTTCATCTTTTGCTCGCGTGGAAGATGTCCGCAAAACTGTGACACCTCAATTACGTACAGACAAAGGCGCAAGCCGTTTATTGTTGATTGATTTAGGCGAAAGAAAAAATCGCTTAGGCGCGACCGCACTTGCGCAAGTGTATAAACAATTAGGTGACAAACCAGCCGATGTGGTGAATGTTACCAAACTGAAAAACTTCTTTGATGCAATGCAAGCATTGGTGGCAGAGCGTAAATTATTGGCTTACCACGACCGTTCCGATGGTGGTTTAATTACCACCCTTGCAGAAATGGCATTTGCGGGGAACTGCGGTGTAGATGTGGATATCTCTGCATTAGGCGATAATGATTTAGCCGTGTTATTCAATGAAGAATTAGGCGCAGTGATTCAAGTATCAGAAAGTGAATTAAGCGCCGTGCGTGAGGTATTAAAAGCCCATGACTTGCTTGGTTTAACTTATGAACTCGGCTCTGTAAGCTCAGAAGATCGTTTTGAAATCACGCGTGGTAGCAAAAAACTATTAAACGAAAAACGCTCTGAATTACGCGGTATTTGGGCAGAGCTCACTCACCAAATGCAACGCTTACGTGATAACCCAGAATGTGCTGACCAAGAATTTGAAGCGAAAAAAGCAACAGACAATAAAGGTTTATCTGCTCACTTAACTTATGATGTGAATGAGGATATTGCTGCGCCTTATATCAGCAAAGGCGTGAAACCAAAAGTAGCCGTATTACGTGAACAAGGTGTAAACAGCCACGTTGAAATGGCAGCCGCTTTTGATCGAGCAGGCTTTGCGGCGATTGATGTTCACATGAGTGATTTAATGGCAGGCCGTTACAACTTAAACGACTTCAATGCGATGGTCGCCTGTGGTGGCTTCTCTTACGGTGACGTATTAGGCGCTGGTGGTGGCTGGGCGAAATCCATTTTATTTAACCCACAATTACGCGATCAATTTACCCAATTCTTCGCTAATGAAAACACCCTTTCATTAGGGGTATGTAACGGCTGTCAATTTATCTCCACCCTTGCGGAAATTATCCCAGGTGCAGAAAACTGGCCACGTTTCGTGCGTAATAAATCAGAACGCTTTGAAGCGCGTGCTGCGATGGTGAAAATCAACGACACCAACTCATTATGGTTTAAAGGCATGGCAGGTTCACATATGCCGATTGCCGTTTCTCACGGTGAAGGTCGCGTAGAATTCAAAACACCTGAGAATTTGACCGCACTTCAAGCCCAAAACTTGATTGTGGCGCAATATATCGACAGCCATTTGAATGTAACTGAAACTTATCCGGCTAACCCGAATGGTTCGGCATTAGGGATTACTGCAATCTCTAATGTGGATGGTCGTATTGCCGCGATGATGCCTCACCCTGAGCGTGTATTCCGTGCTGTGAGCAACTCATGGTATCCAGAAGATTGGTCTGAAGATGGTGCATGGATGAGAATTTTTAGAAATGCGAGAGTGAATTTCAAATAATGTGAGATTACTCACAGTAAATTAATACAGAATAAGAGATACTAAGAAATTGGTATCTCTTTTTTATTACATAAATTTTAGTAATAAAAAATGCCAACAATATTAGAGAGTAATATTGTTAATAATTTATATAAATATTTTATATGAAAATTCTTGGGCATTATGCCCGTTATATCCATTGAACTATATAAGGAGTTCTTAATGAGTAGTTTAGTTACATTGCTAGCTAATATTGTTGCGCCATTGCAACGCCAATTTATTAACTTTATCCGTATTGCGATTTGTGTTGTGATGGTTTGGATTGGAGGTTTAAAAGTTTGCCAATATGAGGCAGATGGTATTGCACACTTTGTGTCAAATAGTCCTTTCTTAAGCTTCCTTTACAAAAACGGTGCGAATGAAGTGACAAATGATAAGGGTGTTTTAGTGAAAGAATACACCTTATATAAAAACCCTGAAGGCAAAATGGTTGCAAAAAATATCGAATGGCATAAAGCCAACGGCACCTACACAGCTTCTTATATTATTGGTGCAATCATTGTGACAATTGGTATTTTAGTATTAGCGGGGATTTGGTCTCCAACATTAGGTTTATTCGGAGGCTTACTCACCTTTGGTATGTCGATAGTCACGTTGTCGTTCCTGATATTTACGCCAGAAACCTGGGTACCGAATTTAGGTGGGGACTTCCCAACACCTAATTATGGCTTCCCATATCTCTCAGGTGCTGGCCGACTCGTGATTAAAGATATTATTATGATGGCAGGTGGCTTAGTTGCTGCAGCAGAATGTGCGAAACGTTATTTAGAGAATAAAAAACAGTTTGCTTAATTATTTTATTTAAAAGGCTTGCTGGGATAAATGGCAAGTCTTTTTGTTATTAAGATATAAAAGCTTAATAATAAAAAACCGAATAGAAATAGTCGGTTTTTTTATTAACATTGAATTTTATTCAAATTGAATTGAACCGTCAGCACTGGCCTTAATGATTTGTTTGCCAGGGATGAGAATCATCGGCTCAGATCTTTTAGCTTCTGAACTTGGTGCAATTTTAGATAATGCTCGTTCTCCTGCAAAGTAGTAACCGTCGGAAAAGTTTGCTCTATCGCTTGGCGTATTTAATCGAACATTTTGTAGCGTGTATTTTTTAGCATTTAACCCTTTTTGAATAATTTCAGCTTTGTGTTGGAATTGCTGGATGATTTCTAGGGTCATTTCATCTTCCAATGAAGCCAATTTTTCTTTAGACACGCTAAATGAAACATCTTCAATAGTTATATTATCCTCTAGACCTTCTAATACTTTTGCCATTGATTCTAAATCTTTACTTTTTAGCACCAATTCCCCTTCAGCAATCCAGTGTTCAATCAGGCGTTTGCCATTTTTCTGCGTATAATAATTAGGGTAAGTACGAATACCATCGCTACGGACTTCAATAGATGGATATTGTTTGATTAAATCCATCACTTTATTGAGTTTTCCGTTCACTTCAGATTTTAATTCTTTAACCGATTTACCTTCTTTGCTACTAGATAGGATGGCTTTCATTAAATCTTGTTCTATTTCACGTGTCACATCAGTACTGAAATGGAACTCGGTTTTGTTGGTATCATTTTGGGCTTGTTCTTCTGCTTGAACCATAAATGGTGTTGCAATAGTTAATGGTAGTAAGGCCCAGTATTTTTTTAGATTTAGTTTCATAAAGTTTCCTTTTTATTTTATAAAATCAATTTGTTAGAGTTATCTATTATATAAAAGTTCCGGATTTAAAAAAGCGGTCAAAAATCACAACAAATTTTGACCGCTCTTTTTATTAGTTTTACTTACGTATTATTTTTGTTTTTTCAAAAATTCAACGCCAGTGTCTGGGAAGTCGGTGAATACACCCGTTGCACCAGATTTATTCAATAATGCATCGTACATTTGATTTACGTCAGTGAAGAATTCAGGTAACGCATCTTTACGCACGGTGTATGGGTGTAATTCCACTTTGTATTGTGCGAGTTCTTTCACTAATGGAGTGTACACGATGTTGCCTGGTTTAGATTTTTCTTTATCCACTAACATGTACCAGCCTGG
This portion of the Haemophilus parainfluenzae T3T1 genome encodes:
- the purL gene encoding phosphoribosylformylglycinamidine synthase translates to MFQTFRGSPALSEFRIQGLMQKFQQNQLPVKSVYAEYLHFVELNRPLVSEQEAKLKALLHYGPTLAEHDAKGETFIVIPRVGTISSWSSKATDIAHNCGLSEVERIERGLAYYFELSQPLDEKTTEKLTALLHDRMMETVVRHPEDAEILFRHQDPKPFKTVDILKGGREALVTANVELGLALAEDEIDYLVENFTQLGRNPHDIELYMFAQANSEHCRHKIFNADWIIDGKKQDKSLFKMIKNTFEKTPDFVLSAYKDNAAVMEGSKVGRFFADQDGQYRYHNEDAHILMKVETHNHPTAISPFPGAATGSGGEIRDEGATGRGAKPKAGLTGFSVSNLVIPNFEQPWENPLSKPNRIASALDIMIEGPLGGAAFNNEFGRPALLGYFRTYEEKVNSFNGEEVRGYHKPIMLAGGIGNIRGEHVQKGEIPVGAKLIVLGGPAMNIGLGGGAASSMDSGKSKEDLDFASVQRENPEMERRCQEVIDRCWQLGAENPILFIHDVGAGGLSNAMPELVHDGERGGKFDLRSILCDEKGMSPLEIWCNESQERYVLAVAPEKLELFTALCERERAPFAVIGEATEEKHLTLHDSHFDNNPIDLPMNVLLGKTPKMTREVSSKTVENRPLATENIQLKEAFHRVLRLPVVAEKTFLISIGDRSVTGMVARDQMVGPWQIPVSDVAVTTASLDSYHGEAMAMGERAPVALLDFGASARLAVAESITNIAGTNIGDIKRIKLSANWMSAAGHGGEDAGLYEAVKAVGEELCPALGITIPVGKDSMSMKTTWEENGEKKSVTAPLSLVISSFARVEDVRKTVTPQLRTDKGASRLLLIDLGERKNRLGATALAQVYKQLGDKPADVVNVTKLKNFFDAMQALVAERKLLAYHDRSDGGLITTLAEMAFAGNCGVDVDISALGDNDLAVLFNEELGAVIQVSESELSAVREVLKAHDLLGLTYELGSVSSEDRFEITRGSKKLLNEKRSELRGIWAELTHQMQRLRDNPECADQEFEAKKATDNKGLSAHLTYDVNEDIAAPYISKGVKPKVAVLREQGVNSHVEMAAAFDRAGFAAIDVHMSDLMAGRYNLNDFNAMVACGGFSYGDVLGAGGGWAKSILFNPQLRDQFTQFFANENTLSLGVCNGCQFISTLAEIIPGAENWPRFVRNKSERFEARAAMVKINDTNSLWFKGMAGSHMPIAVSHGEGRVEFKTPENLTALQAQNLIVAQYIDSHLNVTETYPANPNGSALGITAISNVDGRIAAMMPHPERVFRAVSNSWYPEDWSEDGAWMRIFRNARVNFK
- a CDS encoding YkgB family protein → MSSLVTLLANIVAPLQRQFINFIRIAICVVMVWIGGLKVCQYEADGIAHFVSNSPFLSFLYKNGANEVTNDKGVLVKEYTLYKNPEGKMVAKNIEWHKANGTYTASYIIGAIIVTIGILVLAGIWSPTLGLFGGLLTFGMSIVTLSFLIFTPETWVPNLGGDFPTPNYGFPYLSGAGRLVIKDIIMMAGGLVAAAECAKRYLENKKQFA
- a CDS encoding SIMPL domain-containing protein (The SIMPL domain is named for its presence in mouse protein SIMPL (signalling molecule that associates with mouse pelle-like kinase). Bacterial member BP26, from Brucella, was shown to assemble into a channel-like structure, while YggE from E. coli has been associated with resistance to oxidative stress.) translates to MKLNLKKYWALLPLTIATPFMVQAEEQAQNDTNKTEFHFSTDVTREIEQDLMKAILSSSKEGKSVKELKSEVNGKLNKVMDLIKQYPSIEVRSDGIRTYPNYYTQKNGKRLIEHWIAEGELVLKSKDLESMAKVLEGLEDNITIEDVSFSVSKEKLASLEDEMTLEIIQQFQHKAEIIQKGLNAKKYTLQNVRLNTPSDRANFSDGYYFAGERALSKIAPSSEAKRSEPMILIPGKQIIKASADGSIQFE